One window of Phycisphaeraceae bacterium genomic DNA carries:
- the gltX gene encoding glutamate--tRNA ligase, giving the protein MPPSPPVITRFAPSPTGHLHIGGARTALFCWAYARRHSGAFLLRIEDTDQKRSSEAASRGILEDLAWLGIDWDEGPVFKRENADGTVTTLGGNPREVGSFYQSDRRDIYDTYINWLIERDLAYPAFDTAEALTAMRQLAEKEKRTFVYRRAADYDRDAALARMRSGEPCPIRFKMPGTPINFTDEVLGEITVSADELDDFVIRKADGFPTYHFAVVIDDELMGTTHIMRGQEHLNNTPRHVALMRVLVNQKTNEPFRTPKFAHLTVIANQDNSKMSKRDRDKAARAKCRELNIKSAADVRVKAGARPLPHFDALPPADFDQWLGDKTRQLQTHALEDLASVIGVELPEIAVDDFRRSGYLPEAVLNYIALLGWNPGEKAADGKDLERFDTGYLVEKFSFDRVGKSASKFDRAKLIAFNQDAIAQLSDEEFLTRWAAWAGRDDRETLDRVGLTRLKLIVGAIKGRCRTLKDVRSLVSFALVDDDAYAFNAKDVEKHLRADDGAGLATLRALAPKLQALPAFDVASIDALLDAHAAETGLGMGKVAQPLRVAVTGAAVSPPLGATLAILGRNSALARIRRCLDAHA; this is encoded by the coding sequence ATGCCACCCTCTCCCCCGGTCATCACGCGCTTCGCTCCCTCGCCCACCGGGCACCTCCACATCGGTGGGGCGCGCACCGCTCTCTTCTGCTGGGCCTACGCGCGGCGCCACTCCGGCGCGTTCCTTCTCCGCATCGAGGACACCGACCAGAAACGCTCCAGCGAAGCCGCCAGCCGGGGCATCCTCGAAGACCTCGCGTGGCTCGGCATCGACTGGGACGAAGGCCCCGTCTTCAAGCGCGAGAACGCCGACGGCACCGTCACCACGCTCGGCGGCAACCCGCGCGAGGTCGGCTCCTTCTACCAATCCGACCGGCGCGACATCTACGACACCTACATCAACTGGCTCATCGAGCGTGACTTGGCCTACCCCGCCTTTGACACCGCCGAAGCCCTCACCGCCATGCGCCAGCTCGCCGAGAAGGAGAAACGCACGTTCGTCTACCGGCGGGCCGCCGACTACGACCGAGACGCCGCGCTCGCCCGCATGAGGTCCGGCGAGCCCTGCCCCATCCGCTTCAAGATGCCCGGCACGCCCATCAACTTCACCGACGAGGTGCTCGGCGAGATCACCGTGAGCGCTGATGAGCTCGACGATTTCGTCATCCGCAAGGCCGACGGCTTCCCCACCTACCACTTCGCCGTCGTGATCGATGACGAGCTGATGGGCACGACGCACATCATGCGCGGCCAGGAACACCTGAACAACACGCCCCGCCACGTCGCGCTCATGCGGGTCCTCGTCAACCAGAAGACCAACGAGCCCTTCCGCACCCCCAAGTTCGCGCACCTGACCGTGATCGCCAACCAGGACAACAGCAAGATGTCCAAGCGCGATCGCGACAAAGCGGCACGGGCGAAGTGCCGCGAGCTCAACATCAAGTCGGCCGCCGATGTCCGCGTGAAGGCCGGTGCGAGGCCGCTCCCCCACTTCGACGCCCTCCCGCCCGCCGACTTTGACCAATGGCTCGGCGATAAGACGCGCCAGCTTCAGACCCACGCCCTTGAGGACCTCGCCTCCGTGATCGGCGTCGAGCTCCCCGAGATCGCCGTGGACGACTTCCGGCGCAGCGGCTATCTACCGGAGGCCGTGCTCAACTACATCGCCCTGCTCGGCTGGAACCCCGGCGAGAAAGCCGCGGACGGCAAGGACCTCGAACGCTTCGATACCGGCTACCTGGTGGAGAAGTTCTCCTTCGATCGGGTCGGCAAGAGCGCGTCCAAGTTCGACCGCGCCAAGTTGATCGCGTTCAATCAGGATGCGATCGCACAACTGAGCGACGAAGAGTTTCTGACGCGCTGGGCGGCGTGGGCGGGCCGCGACGACCGCGAGACACTCGACCGCGTCGGCCTCACGCGCCTGAAACTCATTGTCGGCGCGATCAAGGGACGCTGCCGCACGCTGAAGGACGTCCGCTCCCTCGTCTCCTTCGCCCTGGTCGACGACGACGCCTACGCGTTCAATGCCAAGGACGTTGAGAAGCACCTGAGGGCCGACGACGGCGCCGGCCTCGCGACGCTCCGCGCCCTAGCGCCGAAGCTCCAGGCCCTCCCCGCCTTCGACGTCGCGTCGATCGACGCGCTGCTCGACGCCCATGCTGCGGAGACGGGCCTTGGCATGGGCAAGGTGGCCCAGCCGCTGCGCGTCGCCGTCACAGGAGCCGCCGTCTCGCCCCCGCTCGGCGCAACGCTCGCGATTCTCGGCCGCAACTCCGCCCTCGCCCGAATCCGTCGCTGCCTCGACGCCCACGCGTGA
- the metG gene encoding methionine--tRNA ligase: protein MPNMPTAEKRPLYITTPIYYVNDRPHIGHCYTTLVGDVAARMARLIGRDVFFLTGTDEHAEKVVASASQRGLTPIQWADQNAAEFRAAFKAMNFSNDDFVRTTEERHITRASAYIEKLVKSGDIALGDYEGWWDASQEEYLTETVAKENDFKSPVTKKPLERRTEKNYFFDLPKYEARLRRAIESGEIQILPEQRKNEVLGRIKTGLQRVPVSRAIKPGDADWGIKMPGDPNHRVYVWIEALCNYLTVVDTPERRTYWPQGSGKPNTGEPLVTAPIVHFMAKDILWFHAVIWPAMLMALGEPVPKTVYAHAYFVSEGVKMSKSLGNFIEIDQLKAYADRYSLDAVRWYLATQGPLGATDADFAYGRFVEVYNADLANGIGNCASRVANMIEKYFEGSVPAPNWEGNLSHFYTADNFDSELSIALKARADAGKPASESDRLKGYRFPEKTAYWSNRFAESLHTGQLDEAVRNGIVAVQFVDEFISHTAPFTLAKRIDDLPGSREALGAILYACAEALRIASLMLYPAMPEKMASLWRLWNCSPLTDPDDCNSAFKAPLSELAQWAHPVHGLKPGQKIAKGDALFMRADPKEPAPTKA from the coding sequence ATGCCCAACATGCCCACCGCCGAGAAGCGCCCCCTCTACATCACCACGCCCATCTACTACGTCAACGACCGCCCCCACATCGGGCACTGCTACACGACCCTCGTCGGCGACGTCGCGGCCCGCATGGCCCGCCTGATCGGTCGCGACGTCTTCTTCCTGACTGGCACCGATGAGCATGCGGAGAAGGTTGTCGCCTCCGCCTCCCAGCGCGGCCTGACGCCGATCCAGTGGGCCGACCAGAACGCCGCGGAGTTCCGCGCTGCGTTCAAGGCCATGAACTTCTCCAACGACGACTTCGTGCGGACCACCGAAGAGCGCCACATCACCCGCGCCTCGGCCTATATCGAGAAGCTCGTCAAGTCAGGGGATATCGCGCTGGGGGACTATGAAGGGTGGTGGGACGCCTCGCAGGAGGAGTACCTCACCGAGACCGTGGCGAAAGAGAACGACTTCAAGAGCCCGGTCACGAAGAAGCCCCTGGAACGCCGGACAGAGAAGAACTATTTCTTCGACCTGCCGAAGTACGAGGCGCGTCTGCGGCGTGCGATCGAGAGCGGCGAGATCCAGATCCTTCCCGAACAGCGGAAGAACGAGGTGCTGGGGCGCATCAAGACCGGGCTGCAGCGTGTGCCGGTCAGCCGCGCGATCAAACCGGGCGATGCCGACTGGGGCATCAAGATGCCGGGCGATCCGAACCATCGCGTGTACGTGTGGATCGAGGCGCTCTGTAACTATCTGACGGTTGTCGATACGCCTGAGCGTCGCACCTACTGGCCGCAGGGAAGCGGCAAGCCGAACACGGGCGAGCCGCTGGTGACGGCGCCGATCGTCCACTTCATGGCCAAGGACATCCTGTGGTTCCACGCCGTGATCTGGCCGGCGATGCTCATGGCCCTCGGCGAGCCGGTCCCCAAGACTGTTTACGCCCACGCCTACTTCGTCTCCGAGGGCGTGAAGATGAGTAAGTCCCTCGGCAACTTCATCGAGATCGACCAGTTGAAGGCCTATGCCGATCGCTACTCGCTGGATGCGGTGCGTTGGTACCTCGCGACGCAGGGGCCGCTGGGGGCGACGGATGCGGACTTCGCGTATGGCCGCTTCGTCGAGGTCTACAACGCGGACCTGGCGAACGGGATCGGCAACTGCGCCAGCCGCGTGGCGAACATGATCGAGAAGTACTTTGAGGGGAGTGTGCCCGCGCCAAACTGGGAGGGAAACCTCAGTCACTTCTACACAGCGGACAACTTCGACAGCGAGTTGAGTATCGCGCTCAAAGCGCGAGCAGATGCCGGTAAACCCGCATCGGAAAGCGACAGATTGAAGGGCTACCGGTTCCCTGAGAAGACCGCGTACTGGTCGAATCGCTTTGCGGAGTCTCTCCACACTGGCCAACTCGACGAAGCGGTGCGCAATGGCATCGTTGCAGTCCAGTTTGTCGATGAATTCATCAGCCACACGGCCCCGTTCACGCTTGCCAAGCGCATCGACGATCTTCCCGGCTCGCGCGAAGCGCTCGGCGCGATCCTGTACGCCTGCGCCGAAGCGCTCCGCATCGCGTCGCTCATGCTGTACCCGGCCATGCCGGAGAAGATGGCGTCGCTCTGGCGACTCTGGAACTGCTCACCCCTCACCGATCCTGACGACTGCAACTCCGCATTCAAGGCCCCTCTCTCGGAACTCGCCCAGTGGGCACACCCGGTGCACGGCCTCAAGCCCGGCCAGAAGATCGCCAAGGGCGACGCCCTCTTCATGCGCGCTGACCCGAAGGAGCCCGCGCCGACGAAGGCGTGA
- a CDS encoding FkbM family methyltransferase → MQAGTFNLTPTQRLACALARRGVPGARRVMVRAGVFDDARWNEAPRMPVRLRWCRANVELDLAEHWERSAWFLGRYHELPLLLLMNSVLKPGDTFVDIGANLGLVSLHAARLVGTRGSVHAYEPNPDVFARLKHHVDSSPFRNITLHPYALGARDDTLTLSVIGKNTGSGTIGTPLPHLADRVSRTHTIAIRTAAADAPSWPGSNRRVFLKIDVEGAERAILTSLVDFNRELKPLIVTEINPAALRMNGTNAAQTRQAIEHAGYQGWTFDLRTIAPRRFRPARFPLHEPSWPHLRDELWMHPDSPFRVHVDRAAPAMPGTAVEHKPVQAATRH, encoded by the coding sequence ATGCAAGCCGGCACTTTCAACCTCACCCCGACCCAGCGCCTGGCGTGTGCGCTCGCCCGGCGCGGCGTGCCAGGCGCGCGCCGTGTCATGGTCCGCGCCGGCGTCTTCGATGATGCCCGCTGGAATGAAGCCCCGCGCATGCCGGTCCGGCTGCGTTGGTGCCGCGCAAACGTTGAACTCGATCTCGCCGAGCACTGGGAACGCAGCGCCTGGTTCCTCGGTCGATACCACGAACTCCCGCTCCTCCTCCTCATGAACAGCGTACTGAAGCCCGGTGACACCTTTGTTGACATCGGTGCAAACCTCGGCCTTGTCTCGCTCCACGCCGCACGCCTCGTTGGCACCCGCGGCTCGGTCCACGCTTACGAGCCCAACCCCGATGTCTTCGCGCGCCTGAAACACCACGTCGATTCAAGCCCGTTCCGAAACATCACGCTCCACCCCTACGCCCTCGGCGCCCGCGACGACACGCTCACGCTCAGTGTGATCGGAAAGAACACCGGCAGCGGGACGATCGGCACACCCCTGCCCCACCTTGCCGATCGCGTCTCACGCACGCACACGATCGCCATCCGCACGGCAGCCGCCGACGCCCCCTCGTGGCCCGGCTCGAACCGTCGCGTCTTCCTGAAGATCGATGTCGAAGGTGCAGAACGCGCGATCCTGACCTCGCTCGTCGATTTCAACAGAGAGCTCAAGCCCCTGATCGTCACCGAGATCAACCCCGCCGCGCTCCGCATGAACGGAACAAACGCCGCGCAGACTCGCCAAGCGATCGAACACGCGGGATACCAGGGGTGGACGTTCGACCTTCGCACGATCGCGCCCCGACGATTCCGTCCCGCGCGATTCCCTCTGCACGAGCCCTCGTGGCCCCATCTCCGCGACGAACTGTGGATGCACCCCGATTCGCCCTTTCGCGTGCATGTTGATCGGGCCGCGCCTGCCATGCCCGGTACTGCCGTCGAGCACAAGCCGGTACAAGCCGCCACGCGTCACTGA
- a CDS encoding aldehyde dehydrogenase (NADP(+)): protein MAASTRGGSASLAASNALQDKHLQRVVGRSWVAGRLSEGGADADPYPFVASIPPGGDAIPVAFHPASGEEIDRAAQAAWRAFHASGARSREDRAALLDRIAANIEVLGDDLVAWACAETGLHAARIRAERDRTTYTLRLFAQTVRNGSWVRAAIDLGEPGRKPLPKPDLRRMLRPLGPVAVFGAGNFPLAYSVAGGDTASALASGCPVVVKGHPGHPGTGELVAEEITKAVAEVGLDPGTFSYLHAGGPRETEIGATLVKHPCIRAVGFTGSVEGGTAIARIASERPDPIPVFAEMGSTNPVFVLPHAARAGAEGIAEKLAASITGSNGQMCTCPGLMFMLKGEESESLLRHMASLLEATPQQPMLNRRTMETLARRVVEVTRTRGVETRVGRGLVSDPSSRAVASGPGLFRATLATFRAERTLHKECFGPVAIAIVCESEQEMLEGASLIQGSLTGSIFASAMDATLAAKLQGILEQRVGRLIFGGVPTGVEVCHAMTHGGPFPATNQQHTTAVGPLAIERWCRPVSYQNAPEMFLARELRNENPLGIERTVNGVRTTEPIRVGAVRPES, encoded by the coding sequence GGCGACTGTCTGAGGGCGGCGCGGACGCGGATCCGTACCCCTTTGTGGCTTCCATTCCCCCGGGGGGCGATGCCATTCCGGTGGCCTTTCATCCGGCATCGGGCGAGGAGATTGACCGGGCGGCACAGGCCGCGTGGAGAGCGTTTCACGCAAGTGGAGCCCGATCGCGAGAGGACCGTGCGGCACTGCTCGACCGGATCGCCGCGAACATCGAGGTGCTCGGAGATGATCTGGTTGCATGGGCGTGCGCAGAGACCGGACTGCATGCCGCTCGCATCCGGGCGGAGCGCGATCGCACAACGTACACGCTGCGCTTGTTCGCGCAGACGGTGCGGAATGGGAGCTGGGTGCGTGCGGCGATCGACCTCGGAGAGCCGGGGCGGAAACCCCTCCCGAAGCCGGATCTGCGACGGATGCTTCGTCCGCTCGGGCCGGTAGCGGTCTTCGGCGCGGGGAACTTTCCGCTTGCGTACTCGGTCGCGGGTGGCGACACGGCTTCTGCGCTCGCATCCGGCTGTCCTGTTGTTGTGAAGGGCCACCCGGGGCATCCCGGAACGGGCGAGCTTGTGGCGGAGGAGATCACGAAGGCCGTAGCGGAAGTGGGGCTTGATCCGGGCACGTTCTCCTATCTGCACGCGGGCGGCCCGCGCGAGACGGAGATCGGCGCGACGCTTGTGAAGCACCCCTGCATCCGCGCGGTCGGGTTTACCGGCTCTGTCGAAGGGGGAACCGCGATCGCCAGGATTGCTTCCGAGCGTCCGGATCCGATTCCGGTCTTCGCGGAGATGGGCTCGACGAACCCTGTCTTTGTGCTGCCCCACGCGGCTCGCGCGGGGGCAGAGGGAATCGCGGAGAAGCTCGCGGCTTCCATCACGGGCTCGAACGGACAGATGTGCACCTGTCCCGGGCTGATGTTCATGCTCAAGGGAGAAGAGTCCGAGTCTCTGCTGCGTCATATGGCATCGCTGCTGGAGGCCACGCCTCAGCAACCGATGCTGAACCGGCGCACGATGGAGACGCTTGCGCGGCGTGTTGTTGAAGTGACTCGGACAAGGGGTGTCGAGACGCGGGTCGGCAGAGGGCTTGTGAGCGATCCGAGTTCGCGTGCGGTTGCGTCCGGGCCGGGGCTCTTCCGGGCCACGCTGGCGACTTTCCGTGCAGAGCGGACGCTGCACAAGGAGTGCTTCGGACCGGTTGCGATTGCGATCGTGTGCGAGTCGGAGCAGGAGATGCTCGAGGGAGCGTCGTTGATCCAGGGCTCGCTCACAGGGTCGATCTTTGCTTCGGCGATGGACGCGACGCTCGCGGCCAAGCTGCAGGGGATTCTCGAGCAGCGTGTGGGGCGTCTGATCTTCGGGGGCGTGCCCACAGGGGTTGAGGTCTGCCACGCGATGACGCACGGCGGGCCGTTCCCTGCGACGAATCAGCAGCACACGACGGCGGTTGGGCCGCTGGCGATCGAGCGTTGGTGCCGCCCGGTGTCGTATCAGAATGCGCCGGAGATGTTCCTGGCCCGGGAGCTGCGGAACGAGAACCCGTTGGGGATCGAGCGCACGGTGAACGGGGTACGCACGACGGAGCCGATTCGGGTCGGTGCGGTTCGTCCTGAGTCGTGA